In Fibrobacter sp., the following are encoded in one genomic region:
- the dnaN gene encoding DNA polymerase III subunit beta encodes MRFVIDKTTFQDVLQAAINAVPNKSTIQILNNFALRLEGNFLEVSATDLNLGIRAQVEVQGERDGSVVINARKLLEIVKSLVDPSITNVTMDVQDFLATIQWSERGKASITGFDASDFPPFPEVSEGEALNFAASELAFLAEKTAFACSTDTIRLNLNGVYLEAKDGVISMIATDGHRLGRAVIEQEGANLTNGAIIPKKALQLILHMVKPDATVEVRTSATHILFSTGTTQVISKLFEGPYPNYRAVIPQNFERTVQLNTTEFQNKMRSVLAMANARTHKVRLQIDGNTMELSASDPDVGGDSREAIAVTHNGEGNFSIGFDGRYLTEIFSMCKSEETIMKMNNPIGACIIEPVGENLGFSFLLMPTHLNDD; translated from the coding sequence ATGAGGTTCGTGATAGACAAGACCACATTCCAGGATGTACTTCAGGCGGCAATCAACGCCGTGCCCAACAAGTCCACCATCCAGATTCTCAACAACTTCGCCCTCCGCCTCGAAGGCAACTTCCTCGAAGTGAGCGCCACGGACCTGAACCTCGGTATCAGGGCCCAGGTCGAAGTCCAGGGAGAACGCGACGGTTCGGTCGTCATCAACGCACGCAAACTTCTTGAAATCGTGAAGAGCCTCGTAGATCCGAGCATCACCAACGTCACCATGGACGTCCAGGACTTCCTCGCCACCATCCAGTGGAGCGAGAGGGGCAAGGCCTCCATCACCGGTTTTGACGCAAGCGACTTCCCCCCGTTCCCCGAAGTTTCTGAAGGCGAAGCCCTCAACTTCGCGGCAAGCGAACTCGCATTCCTCGCCGAAAAGACCGCATTCGCCTGTTCGACCGACACCATCCGTCTGAACCTGAACGGCGTGTACCTCGAAGCGAAGGACGGCGTGATTTCCATGATTGCGACCGACGGCCACCGTCTGGGCCGCGCCGTCATCGAACAGGAAGGCGCAAACCTCACGAACGGCGCCATCATCCCGAAGAAGGCCCTGCAGCTCATCCTCCACATGGTGAAGCCCGATGCAACCGTCGAGGTCCGCACATCCGCGACGCACATCCTCTTCAGCACCGGCACCACGCAGGTCATCTCCAAGCTGTTCGAAGGACCGTACCCGAACTACCGCGCGGTCATCCCGCAGAACTTCGAGCGCACCGTGCAGCTCAACACGACCGAGTTCCAGAACAAGATGCGCAGCGTGCTCGCCATGGCGAACGCCCGCACCCACAAGGTCCGCCTGCAGATCGACGGCAACACCATGGAACTTTCCGCAAGCGACCCGGATGTCGGCGGCGATTCCCGCGAAGCAATCGCGGTGACGCACAACGGCGAAGGCAACTTCAGCATCGGGTTCGACGGACGCTACCTCACTGAAATCTTCAGCATGTGCAAGAGCGAAGAAACCATCATGAAGATGAACAACCCGATTGGCGCCTGCATCATCGAACCGGTGGGCGAGAACCTCGGGTTCAGCTTCCTCCTGATGCCGACGCACCTGAACGACGACTAA
- a CDS encoding anaerobic C4-dicarboxylate transporter: protein MALMIIQLLIVLLALYVGSRYGSLALGAISGIGLAILVLGFGLKPGTPPTDVIYIIIAAVTCAGIMQASGGMDWLIQLAERLLRRHPSHITFLAPLCTFFLTVLVGTGHVVYTLMPIICDISLKQGIRPERPCGVASVASQVGITCSPIAAAVASFVIISNANGFNVNNLQVIAITIPACLCGIMAAALVSYKRGLDLDKDPAFQARLKDPQTKEYMYGSTASVLDKEIPKEAKRAVFIFLGALAVIVLFSIFQIIGHDIRPQFPTGKVVDGVAQVKPLAMNIIIQIVMISAAAFMIIFCKASPKKAVAGAVWQSGMVAVVAIYGIAWLADTYFANYMDVMQGGLKDIVQHYPWAIAFAFFAVSVLINSQGAVVVAMVPLAYSLGIEGPVLLGVLPSVYGYFFIPNYPSDIATVNFDRSGTTVIGKYLLNHSFMLPGLTSVIVSTIVGTLLVKIFY, encoded by the coding sequence ATGGCCCTGATGATTATCCAGTTGCTAATTGTACTGCTCGCGCTCTACGTGGGCTCCCGATACGGAAGCCTCGCCCTCGGTGCGATTTCGGGAATCGGCCTTGCGATTCTGGTGCTCGGATTCGGACTCAAGCCGGGCACCCCGCCCACCGACGTCATCTACATCATCATAGCGGCAGTCACATGTGCGGGCATCATGCAGGCATCGGGCGGCATGGATTGGCTTATCCAGCTTGCGGAAAGGCTTCTGCGCAGGCACCCGAGCCACATCACGTTCCTCGCCCCGCTTTGCACGTTCTTCCTCACCGTGCTGGTAGGTACGGGGCACGTGGTCTACACCCTCATGCCCATCATCTGCGACATCTCGCTCAAGCAGGGAATCCGCCCAGAACGCCCCTGCGGTGTCGCTTCCGTCGCATCGCAAGTAGGCATCACCTGCTCGCCCATCGCCGCAGCCGTCGCCTCGTTCGTCATCATCTCGAACGCGAACGGATTCAATGTGAACAACCTGCAGGTCATCGCGATTACGATTCCCGCTTGCCTCTGCGGCATCATGGCGGCAGCGCTCGTCTCGTACAAACGCGGGCTTGACCTCGACAAGGATCCCGCTTTCCAGGCGCGCCTCAAGGACCCGCAGACAAAGGAATACATGTACGGGAGCACCGCCTCCGTGCTCGACAAGGAAATCCCGAAAGAAGCGAAGCGCGCCGTATTCATCTTCCTCGGCGCCCTCGCAGTCATCGTGCTGTTCTCCATCTTCCAGATTATCGGCCACGACATCCGCCCGCAATTCCCGACCGGCAAAGTCGTTGACGGCGTGGCGCAGGTAAAGCCGCTCGCCATGAACATCATCATCCAGATTGTGATGATTTCGGCAGCGGCGTTCATGATTATCTTCTGCAAGGCAAGCCCCAAGAAGGCCGTCGCAGGCGCCGTGTGGCAGAGCGGCATGGTCGCCGTCGTCGCCATCTACGGAATCGCATGGCTCGCCGACACCTACTTTGCGAACTACATGGACGTGATGCAGGGCGGTCTCAAGGACATCGTACAGCACTACCCGTGGGCCATTGCCTTCGCGTTCTTCGCCGTGAGCGTACTCATCAACTCGCAGGGTGCGGTCGTGGTCGCCATGGTCCCGCTCGCCTACAGCCTCGGCATCGAGGGCCCCGTACTTTTGGGCGTACTCCCGAGCGTGTACGGGTACTTCTTCATCCCAAACTATCCTTCCGACATCGCGACGGTGAACTTCGACCGTTCGGGCACCACCGTCATCGGCAAGTACCTGCTGAACCACAGCTTCATGCTGCCGGGCCTTACGAGCGTCATCGTCTCGACTATCGTCGGAACGCTGCTCGTGAAAATTTTCTACTAG
- a CDS encoding peptidoglycan DD-metalloendopeptidase family protein, producing MRKIEIHVFGDRTSGGKNYRVSLLRLILIPIAILLAIAGFVLFSPMQIIDNISNDDVISVYRQNKTVKKEIKAIRETVDESILRAEETKLLRDSTLKLSGLGFALDDFGGEEYVPLSSRKSLREIEKTFKNMLASLEKDSAVAAAIPVIHPLKNGHAVRNRFEMIRDPFTEIELPHRGIDFVADVDDTVYATGAGVVSEVRAHRGFGLSIKITHFPKVRTFYAHLGHALVREGERVRRGDPIATISESGRESGIGLHYEIRVDGVPVNPEDYFITK from the coding sequence GTGCGCAAGATCGAAATACATGTTTTTGGCGACAGGACGTCCGGTGGCAAGAATTACCGCGTGTCCTTGTTGCGCCTTATCCTTATCCCGATAGCCATACTGCTTGCGATCGCGGGTTTTGTCCTGTTTTCGCCCATGCAGATTATAGACAACATATCAAACGACGACGTCATCTCGGTCTATCGCCAGAACAAGACTGTCAAGAAAGAAATCAAGGCTATCCGCGAGACGGTCGATGAATCCATCCTCAGGGCCGAGGAGACCAAGTTGCTCCGCGACAGCACCCTGAAACTGAGCGGCCTGGGATTCGCGCTCGACGATTTCGGTGGCGAGGAATACGTGCCGCTTTCTTCGCGCAAGAGCCTACGCGAAATCGAGAAGACCTTCAAGAATATGTTGGCGAGCCTGGAGAAGGATTCCGCGGTTGCCGCCGCGATTCCCGTGATTCACCCGCTCAAGAACGGGCATGCCGTGCGCAACCGTTTCGAGATGATTCGCGACCCCTTCACCGAAATCGAGCTTCCGCATCGCGGTATCGACTTTGTCGCCGACGTGGACGACACCGTGTACGCGACGGGTGCGGGCGTCGTGAGCGAGGTACGCGCGCACCGCGGTTTCGGGCTTTCCATCAAGATAACCCATTTCCCGAAGGTCCGCACGTTCTATGCGCATCTCGGGCATGCGCTGGTGCGTGAAGGCGAACGCGTGCGCCGCGGCGACCCCATCGCCACCATCAGCGAGAGCGGCCGCGAATCCGGCATCGGACTCCATTACGAAATCCGCGTGGACGGCGTACCCGTAAATCCCGAAGACTATTTTATTACTAAATGA
- a CDS encoding tRNA 2-thiocytidine biosynthesis TtcA family protein: protein MANAIRKRISKKITKALHDFNLIEDGDKVLVAVSGGKDSSVLLMELAARMGKFLPDCEIAAIHIQSDFADKAPREFLQRMAEQYPQIPFFFKDVAVEGRLKEGRTLNCYWCSTQRRTELIKFARENGYNKIALGHHMDDIVETLLMNMLYKGEFSGMPPMVPYEKYPCSIIRPLCYCEESEIIEYAEDADIRKFTCTCEFSKASHRKTIREEIKSLTKGNSTLKANLFESMRNIRMDYLL, encoded by the coding sequence ATGGCAAACGCAATCCGCAAACGCATCAGCAAGAAGATTACCAAGGCGCTGCACGACTTCAACTTGATTGAAGACGGTGACAAGGTGCTCGTCGCCGTGAGCGGCGGGAAGGATTCGAGCGTGCTGCTGATGGAACTTGCCGCCCGCATGGGAAAGTTTTTGCCGGATTGCGAAATCGCCGCGATACATATCCAGAGCGACTTCGCGGACAAGGCGCCCCGTGAATTCCTGCAACGCATGGCGGAGCAGTACCCGCAGATCCCGTTCTTCTTCAAGGACGTCGCCGTGGAAGGCAGGCTCAAGGAAGGCCGCACGCTCAACTGCTACTGGTGCAGCACGCAGCGCCGCACCGAGCTCATCAAGTTCGCCCGCGAGAACGGCTACAACAAGATAGCGCTCGGCCACCACATGGACGACATCGTAGAAACGCTCCTGATGAACATGCTCTACAAGGGCGAGTTCAGCGGCATGCCCCCGATGGTGCCCTACGAAAAATACCCGTGCAGCATCATCCGCCCGCTGTGCTACTGCGAAGAAAGCGAAATCATCGAATACGCCGAAGACGCGGACATCCGCAAGTTCACCTGCACCTGCGAGTTCTCGAAGGCGTCGCACCGCAAGACCATCCGCGAAGAAATCAAGAGCCTCACCAAGGGCAATTCCACGTTGAAGGCAAACTTGTTCGAAAGCATGCGAAACATCCGCATGGACTATTTGCTATAG
- a CDS encoding Rne/Rng family ribonuclease, with protein MTNKCKRGILISKTPYETRYAIMEDGELAELVVDGASSNPILGNIYKGVVKKVVPAAKLAYVDVGLGTDGVLYQNEAVDRNASFSRASDDDDDSHSEVAIEKALREGDEIMVQVNREPEGNKGAGLTMRLLIPGNLLVCMPNSDFIGVSKHERDMSRRREVKGMVNRLKASDVGYIVRTEGMNATEEELQQQMRLLEAKWGRTKDNFAGAAPGACIYEESNPAGRCIGEYFNENTDYVYVDNRDEYFTLRDYLREVAPDMLDKVKLWSSSESLFEYFKIENDYARSLQRQVPLSRGGNLVIEQTEALLSIDVNTGPKVHGKDQSKIILETNIDACREIAKQLRLRDIDGFVIVDFIDMESDADRETVYQEFCKAARRDKATVMPSPISQFGLMEITRKRVRDDSGKTKACPVCQGGGRIATLESALGMIDRWMARAHAKGNLKNVTLVLSAPMVEVLVRDRARMLHYLEDKHRMKVELVQDDHAHVNQFWMFNAEKEDITDLYNFAESDAPATSARPKRGRERSRNKCKREILISKTPYEKRIAIMEDGELAELVVESVSSTRVLGNIYKGVVQKVLPALKAAFIDIGMEKAGFLHQDDAMDRSELLRREYGDDDDEGGPSKEISIDEILKEGQEIMVQVVKEPISTKGARLTTHLSFAGRFLVCMPGTNFIGVSKRERDPAKRREFKKVVRRLKGRDVGYIVRTNGLNESEFEIRKQMRELESKWEQTKFNFANQPAETCIYEESDSIEQTVREYFGENTDFVYIDNREEFIALRDYLKVLSPDKLNKVKLWNSNESLFEHFKIENDYARSLQRRIPLFNGGNLVIEQTEALVSIDVNMGKPRGKDRNRQALDTNIEACREIAKQLRMRDVGGLIIIKFIEMAADSDRDSVYQEFRKAIRRDKAPISPAQISKFGLMEVTRKRVRVNLMTEKTEICPVCQGGGRIAMLESTMGEIDRWMGRARNKGKIREVTLVVSTAMVDALCADSCRMYRYLESKHGLRINLVEDECAYVNQFWMLDKAGEDMTELYGTV; from the coding sequence ATGACGAACAAGTGCAAACGTGGAATTTTGATTAGCAAGACGCCCTATGAAACCCGCTATGCCATCATGGAAGATGGCGAACTTGCGGAACTCGTAGTCGATGGCGCTTCTTCCAATCCGATTCTCGGCAATATTTATAAGGGCGTTGTTAAGAAGGTCGTTCCGGCAGCGAAACTGGCATATGTGGACGTGGGTCTCGGTACCGACGGAGTCCTCTACCAGAACGAAGCCGTCGACAGGAATGCCTCTTTTTCCCGTGCGTCTGACGACGATGATGATTCGCATTCGGAAGTTGCCATAGAGAAGGCGCTCCGCGAAGGCGACGAAATCATGGTGCAGGTGAACAGGGAGCCCGAAGGCAACAAGGGCGCCGGGCTTACCATGCGCCTGCTCATTCCCGGGAACCTCCTGGTCTGCATGCCGAATTCAGACTTTATCGGCGTCTCCAAGCATGAACGCGATATGTCTCGCCGCCGCGAAGTCAAGGGGATGGTCAACCGTCTCAAGGCAAGCGACGTGGGCTACATCGTGCGTACCGAAGGCATGAACGCCACCGAAGAGGAACTGCAGCAGCAGATGCGCCTCCTCGAGGCCAAGTGGGGCCGCACCAAGGACAATTTTGCGGGTGCCGCTCCTGGCGCCTGCATTTACGAGGAATCCAATCCTGCGGGCCGCTGCATCGGCGAATACTTCAACGAGAACACCGACTACGTGTATGTCGACAACCGCGACGAATACTTCACGCTGCGTGACTACCTGCGCGAAGTCGCTCCCGACATGCTGGACAAGGTGAAGCTCTGGAGCTCCAGCGAGAGCCTGTTCGAATACTTCAAGATAGAGAACGACTATGCGCGCTCCCTGCAGCGCCAGGTGCCGCTTTCCCGCGGCGGGAACCTCGTTATCGAACAGACCGAGGCTCTCCTCTCCATCGACGTGAACACCGGACCGAAGGTGCACGGCAAGGACCAGAGCAAAATCATCCTCGAGACCAATATCGACGCCTGCCGCGAAATCGCGAAGCAGCTTAGGCTCAGGGATATCGACGGGTTCGTCATCGTCGACTTCATCGACATGGAATCCGATGCCGACCGCGAGACGGTGTACCAGGAATTCTGCAAGGCCGCCCGCCGTGACAAGGCGACGGTGATGCCTTCGCCCATAAGCCAGTTCGGCCTCATGGAAATTACCCGCAAGCGCGTCCGTGATGATTCCGGCAAGACCAAGGCGTGCCCGGTGTGCCAGGGCGGTGGCCGCATCGCGACCCTCGAATCCGCGCTCGGCATGATCGACCGCTGGATGGCGCGCGCCCATGCGAAGGGCAACCTGAAGAACGTGACGCTCGTGCTCAGCGCTCCGATGGTGGAGGTCCTCGTCCGCGACAGGGCCAGGATGCTGCACTACCTCGAAGACAAGCACCGCATGAAGGTCGAGCTCGTTCAGGACGACCATGCGCACGTGAACCAGTTCTGGATGTTCAATGCCGAAAAGGAAGACATCACGGATCTGTACAACTTCGCGGAATCCGACGCTCCGGCGACATCTGCCCGTCCCAAGCGCGGCAGGGAACGCAGCCGCAACAAGTGCAAGCGCGAAATCCTTATCAGCAAGACTCCTTACGAAAAGCGCATCGCCATCATGGAAGACGGCGAACTTGCGGAACTGGTCGTGGAAAGCGTGTCGTCGACGCGCGTGCTCGGCAACATCTACAAGGGCGTGGTGCAGAAGGTTTTGCCCGCGCTCAAGGCCGCGTTTATCGATATCGGCATGGAGAAGGCCGGCTTCCTGCATCAGGACGATGCGATGGACCGTAGCGAACTCCTGCGCCGCGAATACGGTGACGACGATGACGAGGGCGGTCCGTCCAAGGAAATCTCCATCGACGAGATTCTTAAGGAAGGCCAGGAAATCATGGTGCAGGTGGTGAAGGAACCCATCAGCACCAAGGGTGCCCGTCTTACGACCCACCTGAGCTTTGCGGGGCGCTTCCTCGTGTGCATGCCGGGAACGAACTTCATCGGCGTCTCCAAGCGCGAACGCGATCCGGCCAAGCGCCGCGAGTTCAAGAAGGTCGTCCGCCGCCTCAAGGGCCGCGACGTGGGTTACATCGTCCGCACGAACGGCCTGAACGAATCTGAATTCGAAATCCGCAAGCAGATGCGCGAGCTCGAGAGCAAGTGGGAACAAACGAAGTTCAACTTCGCGAACCAGCCTGCCGAAACCTGCATCTACGAGGAATCCGATTCCATCGAGCAGACGGTGCGCGAATACTTCGGCGAGAATACCGACTTCGTGTACATCGACAACCGCGAGGAATTCATCGCCCTGCGCGATTACCTGAAGGTGCTTTCTCCGGACAAGCTCAACAAGGTGAAGCTCTGGAATTCCAACGAGAGCCTCTTCGAACACTTCAAGATCGAAAACGATTACGCGCGCTCCCTGCAGCGCCGCATCCCGCTGTTCAACGGCGGCAATCTCGTTATCGAGCAGACCGAGGCGCTCGTTTCCATCGACGTGAACATGGGCAAGCCTCGCGGCAAGGACCGCAACAGGCAGGCGCTCGACACGAACATCGAGGCGTGCCGCGAAATCGCGAAGCAGCTCCGCATGCGCGACGTGGGCGGCCTCATCATCATCAAGTTCATCGAGATGGCTGCCGATTCCGACCGCGATTCCGTGTACCAGGAATTCCGCAAGGCGATCCGCCGCGACAAGGCGCCTATCAGTCCCGCGCAGATTAGCAAGTTCGGCCTGATGGAAGTGACCCGCAAGCGCGTCCGCGTGAACCTGATGACCGAGAAGACGGAAATCTGCCCGGTATGCCAGGGCGGCGGACGTATCGCCATGCTCGAATCTACGATGGGCGAAATCGACCGCTGGATGGGCCGTGCGCGCAACAAGGGCAAGATTCGCGAAGTCACCCTGGTGGTGAGCACCGCGATGGTCGACGCCCTGTGTGCCGATTCCTGCCGCATGTACCGCTACCTCGAAAGCAAGCACGGACTGCGCATCAACCTCGTCGAAGACGAATGCGCCTACGTGAACCAGTTCTGGATGCTCGACAAGGCGGGCGAGGATATGACCGAACTCTACGGCACTGTGTAG
- a CDS encoding fibro-slime domain-containing protein: MIINGQETIMTAVKNYCGWFEARTQQPAGNFFVRFKQTIGNTYVGAEGNEEVATGALPMFNEILLDSVAALSDTLWIQSFKNGAPEVFAEYPGILGPCPTRTISVMMFDWLHGTFGDGEFDRTDGQKIWLGGNNASKDSLLDNYAYLISNDFGSGGCQSTGGRAMLGMVEPVLGANGVPKRNSSNFPADCNGTDWLDYWFLPLEIGQDAAGKKYTNSTCRNLDLELDKEGYWFGQKNSQSPERGLFFLDDFQYLDEAQTVPNIFYDHLNGSGGYHNFGFTMKFQAKFEYVRGQKFEFKGDDDVWVFINNRLVVDIGGQHAEVSGAVDLDTLGLVEGQEYPFHIFYVERHTSSSNFMMRTSMDLHTDASIFLTSDSLNAIATGQPWSPKNYTVWQITKGDALSCDFDANDGGLIDTTEGPSNYRLTGNNLGEAGVMLDATNKWWYEGIMIDESWTRFTIDTARIVENNGLAPGHYYLEITLKSDPSQKTGVWFTIPPYKVPTLVFATERWQSLGAQVSGDTLQIGKWAYEKYKVQVMFLEEWAQVSIYNQNVSLTSSDPKMQIVDENGKPIGKVTLDSSGRASFYVIANAPVSGVTLQAKGTASSASSWIKLVFQEPPIPRISLAKIFDRNGDGKGDSVFIHFDRKLGGDNKLDSLQFAFGEGFPVQSTYDIHNNQTDISIVSSKTCEPKKHCGFSSLIFTGGKEGVYNGSVDTWFTYKEGGKSYHFHIAADPLTDGVNPIVMQAVKSITKNGHVLSLSFSEAITDSTRQFFKDMFRYVCVRSGAVVDPEKPIGADKGSSNSKMDLLFTMTTVDAVIPSVGDSVGFVPGEGGGSVNVALDLSNNKPHKYTPMVRISGQQDMQITGTDVRPISAENPIIDTAGTTSPFLISNTDADAKAVADSLGVQGHLVGFDVAELIATQTAEEIASLDALISTLLNAGKDDTTYTVTEITEEESVAQLIALIESGSISGFSDEAFQGVLDGSITADNYKKKLNDEDLALFEEYVQSGIEASRDTVVNISPAANKDVSKLFQDIIDGTISEKDLKKAGVSEEVIDAIKNGTITASNLDQFRDGTLTLVKPDDVKLKYETFYYTHLGNYVGGSSGTILCSDKEVYGEEGCLVNTGNLFLAWNMRAKDGRLAGTGVYIARLHMKVVVGKKTATDITRDLLWGVRRGGKNTLDLGAILKDNENNKKKKNRR, translated from the coding sequence ATGATTATTAACGGTCAGGAAACCATCATGACCGCAGTCAAGAACTACTGCGGCTGGTTCGAGGCCAGAACACAACAACCAGCGGGGAATTTCTTCGTCCGCTTCAAGCAGACCATCGGTAATACCTACGTAGGTGCTGAAGGCAATGAGGAAGTCGCCACGGGCGCCCTCCCCATGTTCAATGAAATCCTGCTTGACAGCGTCGCCGCCCTGAGCGATACGCTCTGGATCCAGAGCTTCAAGAACGGCGCACCAGAAGTTTTTGCGGAATACCCGGGAATTCTCGGCCCCTGCCCGACACGCACCATCTCGGTGATGATGTTCGACTGGCTGCACGGCACCTTCGGTGACGGCGAATTCGATAGAACTGATGGCCAGAAAATTTGGCTCGGCGGCAATAACGCCTCCAAGGATTCCCTCCTCGATAACTACGCCTACCTCATCAGTAACGACTTCGGTAGCGGTGGCTGCCAGTCCACCGGAGGCAGAGCCATGCTGGGCATGGTGGAACCGGTGCTCGGCGCAAACGGCGTGCCCAAACGCAACAGCTCGAACTTCCCCGCAGACTGTAACGGAACCGACTGGCTCGACTACTGGTTCCTGCCTCTCGAAATAGGCCAGGACGCCGCGGGCAAAAAATACACGAACTCCACCTGCCGCAACCTCGACCTCGAACTCGACAAAGAAGGTTACTGGTTCGGGCAGAAGAACAGCCAAAGCCCAGAAAGGGGCCTCTTCTTCCTGGATGACTTCCAATACCTCGACGAAGCGCAGACCGTTCCCAATATCTTCTATGACCACCTGAACGGAAGCGGCGGTTACCACAACTTCGGCTTCACGATGAAGTTCCAGGCCAAGTTCGAATACGTCCGCGGACAGAAGTTCGAATTCAAGGGCGACGACGACGTGTGGGTGTTCATCAACAACAGACTCGTCGTGGATATCGGTGGCCAGCACGCCGAAGTGAGCGGCGCCGTGGATCTCGACACCCTCGGCCTCGTCGAAGGCCAGGAATATCCCTTCCACATCTTCTACGTGGAACGCCACACCAGCTCGTCGAACTTCATGATGCGCACCTCCATGGACCTGCACACCGACGCGAGCATCTTCCTCACGAGCGACTCGCTCAACGCGATCGCGACAGGACAGCCCTGGAGCCCCAAGAATTACACCGTCTGGCAGATTACGAAGGGCGACGCCCTTAGCTGCGACTTCGACGCCAACGATGGCGGCTTGATCGATACGACCGAAGGCCCCTCCAACTACCGCCTGACCGGTAACAATCTCGGTGAAGCAGGCGTAATGCTCGACGCTACGAACAAGTGGTGGTACGAAGGCATCATGATTGATGAAAGCTGGACCAGGTTCACCATCGATACCGCAAGGATCGTCGAGAACAACGGTCTTGCCCCGGGCCACTACTACTTGGAAATCACCCTGAAGTCCGACCCCTCGCAGAAGACCGGCGTTTGGTTCACCATCCCGCCGTACAAGGTCCCGACGCTCGTGTTCGCAACCGAGAGGTGGCAGTCCTTGGGAGCGCAGGTTTCGGGCGATACGCTCCAGATTGGCAAGTGGGCTTACGAGAAGTACAAGGTGCAGGTGATGTTCCTCGAAGAATGGGCGCAGGTGTCCATCTATAACCAGAACGTCTCCCTGACATCGTCCGACCCGAAGATGCAAATCGTCGACGAGAACGGCAAGCCCATCGGCAAGGTAACCCTCGATTCCAGCGGACGTGCAAGCTTCTATGTCATCGCGAACGCCCCCGTCTCGGGCGTCACCCTGCAAGCGAAGGGCACGGCATCTTCCGCCTCGTCGTGGATAAAGCTCGTATTCCAGGAACCGCCCATCCCGAGAATCTCGCTCGCGAAGATTTTCGACCGCAACGGCGACGGAAAGGGCGATAGCGTGTTCATCCACTTCGACCGCAAGCTCGGTGGCGACAACAAGCTCGACTCCCTGCAGTTCGCGTTCGGTGAAGGATTCCCGGTTCAGTCGACCTACGACATCCACAACAACCAGACCGACATCTCCATCGTCTCCAGCAAGACCTGCGAACCGAAGAAGCACTGCGGATTCAGCTCGCTCATCTTCACCGGCGGCAAGGAAGGCGTCTACAACGGAAGCGTGGATACCTGGTTCACCTATAAGGAAGGCGGCAAGAGCTATCACTTCCATATCGCGGCCGACCCGCTTACGGACGGCGTAAACCCGATAGTGATGCAGGCCGTCAAGAGTATCACCAAGAACGGTCACGTGCTGAGCCTCTCGTTCAGCGAGGCCATCACCGATTCCACGAGACAGTTCTTCAAGGACATGTTCAGATACGTATGCGTCCGCTCCGGCGCAGTCGTAGACCCGGAAAAGCCGATCGGCGCCGACAAGGGTTCTTCCAACAGCAAGATGGACCTGCTGTTCACGATGACCACCGTCGATGCGGTAATTCCCTCCGTGGGCGACTCTGTAGGCTTTGTACCTGGCGAAGGCGGAGGCTCCGTAAACGTGGCTCTCGACCTGAGCAACAACAAGCCTCACAAGTACACGCCGATGGTGAGAATCTCCGGCCAGCAGGATATGCAGATTACCGGTACCGACGTGCGCCCGATTTCGGCCGAGAACCCGATTATCGACACGGCAGGTACGACATCTCCGTTCCTCATCTCGAATACCGACGCCGACGCGAAGGCCGTGGCTGATTCCCTCGGCGTGCAGGGTCACCTCGTCGGGTTCGATGTCGCGGAACTCATCGCGACACAGACCGCCGAAGAAATCGCAAGCCTCGACGCGCTCATCTCGACGCTCCTGAATGCGGGCAAGGACGACACCACCTACACGGTAACCGAAATCACCGAAGAGGAATCGGTCGCCCAGCTTATTGCGTTGATTGAATCCGGCTCCATCAGCGGATTCAGCGACGAAGCCTTCCAGGGCGTGCTTGACGGATCGATAACCGCCGACAACTACAAGAAGAAGTTGAACGACGAAGACCTCGCGCTGTTCGAAGAATACGTACAGAGCGGTATCGAAGCGAGCCGCGACACCGTCGTGAACATCTCGCCCGCCGCCAACAAGGACGTGAGCAAGCTCTTCCAGGATATCATCGACGGGACCATCTCGGAGAAGGACCTGAAGAAGGCCGGCGTAAGCGAAGAAGTCATCGACGCCATCAAGAACGGAACCATCACGGCTAGCAACCTTGACCAGTTCCGCGACGGCACGCTCACCCTCGTGAAGCCCGACGACGTGAAGCTCAAGTACGAAACGTTCTACTACACGCACCTCGGCAACTACGTGGGCGGCAGTTCCGGCACCATCCTCTGCTCCGACAAGGAAGTCTACGGAGAAGAAGGATGTCTCGTGAATACCGGTAACCTGTTCCTCGCCTGGAATATGCGCGCCAAGGACGGCCGCCTCGCCGGCACGGGCGTCTACATCGCCCGCCTGCACATGAAGGTAGTCGTAGGCAAGAAGACCGCCACCGACATCACGCGCGACCTTCTGTGGGGCGTGCGCCGCGGCGGCAAGAACACGCTTGACCTGGGCGCCATCCTGAAGGACAACGAAAATAACAAAAAGAAAAAGAACAGAAGATAA